The DNA segment CACCATATACCCAAGTCTCTAATGCTTCATGCAGGTTAAATATTTTCTGTTTTAATCCCATTGCAATTGCAACAATTGAAGATAATAAAGCTGCTTCAAAGATTACAACAGAGGCATCAGCTGCACCAAAAGCTTCTCTAATAGAAGAAAATGAATATGGATCAGCTTCAAGAACTTTTAAAGCATCTCCTTCTAAAGAAGAGACTCCATTGATATAAAAACCAATAATTGCCATTACTATTAAAACCATAATTGGAATAATTGCATTATAAATAGAGTATTTTATTCCCTCTTTTGGCAACATAAAAGAGTTTTCTTGATTCATTAGGGCACTATCTGTTTTTGGATCAGTAACTTCACCTTTATGGTGGGCTCTTGTTGCTGCTTTGTGCATAGGTCCAAACTCTCTTAAAGTAAGAGCTGAAAAGAATACAAAAGCCAACATTAAAATGTTGTAGAATCTATAAGGTAAAGTCTCAACAAAAATTGCAAAGGCATTTATATTTGTTTGTCCAATTGCTTCATAAGCATCTTTAATTAGTGATAACTCATAACCAACCCATGTTGAAATCAAAGCAAGTCCAGCAATTGGAGCAGCAGTAGCATCTATAATAAATGCTAATTTTTCCCTTGAAACCTTTAACTTATCTGTTACTGGTCTCATAATTGGTCCTATTACAAGTGAGTTTGCATAATCATCAAAAAAGATAAAAAATCCCATAATCCAAGTGTAAATCTGAGCTGATGCAGGAGTTTTTGCCTTTTTTGCAAGTTTTTCAGCAATAGCTTTTGGACCACCCATTTTAGTAATAAGAGCAATCATTCCACCAATTGTTAAAACTTGTAAAACAATACCTGCATTCCAAGAATCAGCTAGTGAACCAACCATTTTAGAAGAGATATCTACAAATACATTGTATAAAGAAGAGAGAATATTCTCTTGGCTAATATTTATCATAAATGCACCAACAAATATCCCCATAAATAATGAAAAAATTACATTTCTTGTAATAAAAGCAAGTACAATTGCAACTAAAGGCGGTAAAAGGGTAAGAACCCCATAAACAGTAGATTTATCTGTATTATCAGCACAAAACCCAAGTAAGGGAAAAAGAACTAAGAATACTATAATATTTAATATTGTCTTCAAATATTTTCCTTAAAAAAAATAGTAAAAAGTATAGCAAAAGAGTGGTTAAAGAGTTTCAAAATTACAAGATAATCTTATAAAAGTTTCATAACTTAGGTTTGTTGAATCTCTTTTGAGTTTGCTTTTGCTTGTAAAAAATCTGATATTTGTATCAGACAAAAAGTTACAATAAAAATCATAAGACCAGGGAAGAAGCTAACCCACCATGCAATATCTATGACAGCTTTCCCATCACTAAGAAGAGTTCCCCAAGACATATTAGGAGGATTTACTCCTAAACCTAAGAATGAGAGTCCAGATTCTGCCAATATTGCTCCACTTACTCCAAAAGTAAAAGAGATAAGAAAAATAGGAGCAAAAAGTGGTGCAAAATATTTAAAGATAATTTTCATTTTAGATACATTTGCAAGTTTTAAAATCTTTATAAAAGGTCTATTTCCTATTGCAAAACTCTCACTTCTAATAAGCCTTGCCATTCCCATCCATCCTGTAATAGAGATAACAATTACTAAAATTAAAGAGGAAGCTTGAATATATGAAACAAGAGCTAAAAGTAAAAAGAAAGTAGGAAAAGTTAGAAACAGGTCAATTATAATTGTAATAGATTTATCAATATTACCTTTAAAGAATCCTGCATTTATACCAATAAAAAGTCCAATGATTGAAGCAATTGCTGCACTTAAAAAACCAACAATCAAAGAGGTTTGACCTCCATTTAAAACCCTTGCTAAAATGTCTCTTCCTAATCTATCTGTACCAAATAGATGTTGTAAAGAGGGAGCTTGTAATATTTTAGTAGGATCTAGTATATATGGTGAAGTAGTATAAAAAAATGGAAGAAGAAATACCAATAAAATAAGTGTTACTAAAATATATGAAGCTAC comes from the Halarcobacter ebronensis genome and includes:
- a CDS encoding Na+/H+ antiporter NhaC family protein; the encoded protein is MKTILNIIVFLVLFPLLGFCADNTDKSTVYGVLTLLPPLVAIVLAFITRNVIFSLFMGIFVGAFMINISQENILSSLYNVFVDISSKMVGSLADSWNAGIVLQVLTIGGMIALITKMGGPKAIAEKLAKKAKTPASAQIYTWIMGFFIFFDDYANSLVIGPIMRPVTDKLKVSREKLAFIIDATAAPIAGLALISTWVGYELSLIKDAYEAIGQTNINAFAIFVETLPYRFYNILMLAFVFFSALTLREFGPMHKAATRAHHKGEVTDPKTDSALMNQENSFMLPKEGIKYSIYNAIIPIMVLIVMAIIGFYINGVSSLEGDALKVLEADPYSFSSIREAFGAADASVVIFEAALLSSIVAIAMGLKQKIFNLHEALETWVYGVKALVITAVILILAWSLSAVMKEVGTANYLVTLLSSSTPQFILPTVIFILGSIISFSTGTSYGTMGILMPLTIPLANAVGIQTGLEGVDLHNYIVLNVGAVLTGAIFGDHCSPISDTSILSSMASSCNHMDHITTQLFYAIFVAVIAVVCGYLPAAFGVPAYILLPLGFLIVFLVIRFYGKPYLLIQK
- a CDS encoding ABC transporter permease: MVKVASYILVTLILLVFLLPFFYTTSPYILDPTKILQAPSLQHLFGTDRLGRDILARVLNGGQTSLIVGFLSAAIASIIGLFIGINAGFFKGNIDKSITIIIDLFLTFPTFFLLLALVSYIQASSLILVIVISITGWMGMARLIRSESFAIGNRPFIKILKLANVSKMKIIFKYFAPLFAPIFLISFTFGVSGAILAESGLSFLGLGVNPPNMSWGTLLSDGKAVIDIAWWVSFFPGLMIFIVTFCLIQISDFLQAKANSKEIQQT